A genome region from Methanosarcinales archaeon includes the following:
- a CDS encoding acetyl-CoA C-acetyltransferase — MNNVVIVSATRTAVGKFGGSLKDFNPGQLGSVVLKEALKRGNVGSDEVNEVIMGNVLSAGHGQNVARQAAIGAGIPKEVPSFCVNKVCGSGLKSVVLGAQSIMLGDADVVLAGGVESMSMTPYALKKNRWGAKMGNDEVVDLMIHDGLWDVFGNYHMGITAENVAEKYNVTREEQDEFSAISQNKAEAAIKAGKFKEEIVPIAVPQPKGEPVLFDTDEFPRFRTTKETLAKLKPAFKKDGTVTAGNASGINDGAACVLLMSEEKAKEKGLTPLATIQSYGLCGVPPELMGLGPIGATRKAIEKAGITSDKLDLIELNEAFASQSIAVSRELGLNPDKVNVNGGAIALGHPIGASGTRILVTLLNELTRRKGTYGLASLCIGGGQGIAMVIKR; from the coding sequence ATGAATAATGTAGTTATTGTATCGGCAACAAGAACTGCAGTTGGGAAGTTCGGGGGAAGTCTGAAGGATTTCAATCCCGGACAGCTTGGTTCTGTGGTATTGAAAGAAGCCTTGAAAAGGGGTAATGTTGGATCAGATGAAGTTAATGAAGTCATAATGGGAAATGTTCTTTCAGCAGGTCATGGCCAGAATGTGGCAAGACAGGCTGCAATTGGAGCGGGAATTCCAAAAGAGGTACCTTCTTTTTGCGTGAACAAAGTATGCGGCTCGGGATTGAAATCGGTTGTTCTGGGAGCACAATCCATCATGCTGGGAGATGCGGATGTTGTACTGGCTGGCGGTGTGGAATCCATGTCTATGACTCCGTACGCGCTGAAAAAAAACCGCTGGGGAGCAAAGATGGGCAACGATGAAGTTGTGGATTTGATGATACATGATGGACTATGGGATGTTTTTGGAAATTACCACATGGGAATTACAGCAGAGAACGTAGCAGAAAAATACAATGTTACCAGGGAAGAGCAGGATGAATTCTCAGCAATTAGCCAGAATAAAGCAGAAGCTGCAATTAAGGCAGGGAAGTTCAAAGAAGAGATTGTTCCTATAGCAGTTCCCCAGCCAAAAGGTGAACCTGTTTTATTTGATACAGATGAATTCCCAAGGTTTCGCACCACAAAAGAGACCCTCGCAAAACTAAAACCAGCATTTAAAAAGGACGGGACAGTAACTGCAGGCAATGCTTCAGGAATTAACGACGGGGCAGCTTGTGTTCTTCTTATGTCTGAAGAAAAGGCAAAAGAAAAAGGACTTACTCCCCTGGCAACCATCCAAAGTTATGGGTTATGTGGAGTTCCTCCTGAACTGATGGGTCTTGGTCCTATTGGCGCAACCAGAAAAGCCATAGAAAAAGCTGGCATAACTTCTGATAAACTCGACCTTATAGAACTCAATGAAGCCTTTGCATCTCAGAGTATCGCAGTTAGCAGGGAACTGGGTTTGAACCCTGACAAAGTTAATGTTAATGGCGGCGCCATAGCCCTCGGGCATCCCATAGGAGCCAGCGGCACAAGGATACTGGTCACGCTTCTGAATGAATTAACAAGAAGGAAAGGCACATACGGACTTGCTTCTCTCTGTATTGGAGGGGGTCAGGGTATTGCCATGGTGATAAAGAGGTAG